In the Caldalkalibacillus thermarum genome, one interval contains:
- a CDS encoding DEAD/DEAH box helicase, which produces MSGCILYRVAGTIRVPVKKEAESSAARQGESEPPSQPMRWLLVSPGSVFDQTDRVLWAQLQRAGWFQGQVDVVARASSWSRLLAEHVPFAASGWVFPPASLRRSVWQAVSSVHQGRLLSRLVQALAGRQLLLSEVKQAVLELQATAEPAGQARPENEYDWNIRFLETLQHGYLQGLFDWLPAMAPGRGASGFRAGARLRWLKGLGWLKGGTLSSSDTVWQCNRCGAQEVVTVACASCGRKDCAYCPHCLDMGRVKACQPLLRWEAAEEPDTAQWEGNQKAVVCTWQGRLSPGQQAASEALLRFVQEKGGQQEFLVWAVCGAGKTEMLFDMLTYVLNQGQKVLVTSPRRDVILELAPRLQAAFPAVPVCVLYGGSGERFKPGQLFLATTHQTLRFARYFDVVVIDEEDAFPYHHDPMLPLAVSRARKAAGKTVYLTATPRPDMAGRVKRGDLAHVLIPQRFHGRPLAVPRIRPVGRWRKKIRQKEKLTPLIDFLFHLMDNGRYGYLFVPQVRDIELVQHYVEEELLPFMRAAWPMLAEKVSALFTVAGVHAAHPDRVGIVSRFRQHEIRLLVTTTILERGVTIPFSDVAVLGSDDAVFDAAALIQIAGRVGRKTADPVGYVWFLPEMRTKAQQQAIRQIKQWNRLARQLSGSLHRDGSPQGSGRPHGSEARGR; this is translated from the coding sequence GTGAGTGGGTGCATCTTATACCGGGTTGCCGGCACCATACGCGTCCCCGTGAAGAAAGAAGCGGAATCCAGCGCAGCCCGTCAAGGTGAGTCGGAACCCCCTTCACAGCCTATGAGGTGGTTACTTGTTTCCCCCGGCAGTGTATTTGACCAGACAGACAGGGTGTTGTGGGCACAACTGCAAAGGGCCGGTTGGTTTCAGGGACAGGTGGACGTTGTGGCCAGAGCCTCTTCCTGGAGCCGGCTGTTGGCAGAACATGTGCCGTTTGCAGCCAGCGGATGGGTGTTTCCCCCCGCCTCTCTCCGGCGCAGTGTATGGCAAGCGGTCAGCTCTGTGCATCAAGGCAGGCTGTTGTCTCGTCTGGTTCAAGCGTTGGCCGGAAGGCAGCTGTTGTTGTCCGAAGTGAAACAAGCGGTGCTGGAACTCCAAGCAACGGCAGAACCGGCCGGACAAGCACGCCCGGAAAACGAATATGATTGGAACATACGCTTCTTAGAGACCTTGCAACATGGCTACCTGCAAGGTCTTTTTGATTGGCTGCCAGCGATGGCCCCCGGCCGCGGGGCCAGCGGGTTCCGTGCCGGGGCCCGTTTAAGATGGTTGAAGGGATTAGGGTGGTTGAAGGGGGGCACCTTGTCCAGCAGCGATACTGTGTGGCAGTGTAACCGTTGCGGCGCGCAGGAGGTGGTCACGGTGGCCTGTGCCAGCTGCGGGCGGAAGGATTGTGCCTATTGCCCCCACTGCCTGGACATGGGCAGGGTCAAAGCTTGCCAGCCGCTGCTAAGGTGGGAAGCCGCTGAGGAGCCGGACACTGCCCAGTGGGAAGGGAACCAGAAGGCGGTGGTTTGCACCTGGCAAGGGCGGTTAAGTCCCGGGCAACAGGCAGCGTCAGAGGCCCTGTTGCGCTTTGTGCAAGAGAAAGGGGGCCAGCAGGAGTTTTTGGTCTGGGCGGTATGCGGGGCAGGAAAAACGGAGATGTTGTTTGACATGCTGACCTATGTTTTAAACCAAGGACAGAAGGTGCTGGTCACCTCCCCGCGCCGGGACGTGATTTTGGAGCTGGCTCCCCGCTTGCAAGCAGCCTTTCCGGCTGTGCCTGTCTGCGTCTTATATGGCGGCAGCGGGGAGCGGTTCAAACCGGGCCAGCTGTTTTTGGCCACCACCCACCAGACCCTCCGGTTTGCCCGCTATTTTGATGTGGTGGTCATTGATGAGGAAGATGCTTTTCCCTACCACCATGATCCCATGCTGCCCTTGGCGGTGTCACGGGCCAGGAAAGCTGCGGGTAAAACCGTTTATCTAACCGCCACCCCCCGGCCGGATATGGCCGGGCGGGTGAAGCGCGGTGACCTGGCCCATGTGCTTATTCCCCAGCGTTTTCACGGCCGGCCCCTGGCTGTGCCCAGAATCCGTCCGGTGGGGCGCTGGCGCAAAAAAATCAGGCAGAAGGAAAAATTAACGCCCTTAATCGACTTTTTGTTCCACTTGATGGACAACGGCCGTTATGGGTATCTGTTTGTTCCCCAGGTCCGTGACATTGAGCTGGTTCAACACTATGTTGAAGAAGAATTGTTGCCCTTTATGCGGGCGGCCTGGCCCATGCTGGCGGAGAAGGTTTCCGCTCTGTTTACGGTGGCAGGGGTCCATGCGGCCCATCCTGACCGGGTCGGGATTGTCTCCCGTTTCCGCCAGCATGAAATCCGGCTGTTGGTTACCACCACCATTTTGGAGCGGGGGGTGACCATTCCGTTCAGTGATGTGGCGGTGCTGGGCAGTGACGATGCCGTTTTTGATGCAGCGGCATTAATTCAAATTGCTGGACGGGTGGGACGTAAGACCGCAGATCCTGTCGGATATGTCTGGTTTTTGCCCGAAATGCGGACCAAGGCACAGCAGCAGGCCATCCGCCAGATTAAGCAGTGGAACCGTCTGGCCCGGCAGTTGAGTGGCAGCCTCCACAGGGATGGCAGCCCCCAAGGGAGTGGCAGGCCCCATGGGTCAGAAGCACGAGGAAGGTGA